One window of the Cotesia glomerata isolate CgM1 linkage group LG10, MPM_Cglom_v2.3, whole genome shotgun sequence genome contains the following:
- the LOC123272946 gene encoding protein pigeon, with protein sequence MAENLAAKLCALIPNESVKAEQWKLLGQEKDCSLLVGWTEENQTLDDSLSSHSVIGHYDRSKETLEVLHHFPSVLNIVQATINQNHTLLGYIVKETIKVSKENEDPENKDQNEEEKKDPLSDACLDSELEVYQAYILELESDDKKIHTVITERRKQVRIQFLYKQKRQTGLDKFIVLIHHECIVMYTALFNSSSDVDTIKELKSETIVRTFTWAQWDSTNQVLYHIHNRRAPTSLVTEEDNESRSKATNSCPTLSGLQFHDELPHETVLNIPLNLPRPPSADNCGTYEDDVIPLRVHDCSLDLIVISNSKGMVCVCHHYLYRPIQPPQHVLDASLSDSNTVHFAYSVTLLHHSCVIHCVVPGIPWSQAKLMRPTFAIAEDYMIVFVQGSFTHLLEIGASHDPSCHILCGPLPTIYSHASYLVPLLDLNSNKTVANKKSGFLEAQDVANIMTIDLPTLDLIPLKVTADFLIDVFKKESSVHVRLGIIHYFMCHKHDLEIVAGLISIISEKPRALDVVKFMQEILIGNSYSLVQKNLLPDAVPLLSLLPITTVEECVGYDAKIGELNITLSHEKLWNTSVMLLSPQQRLVPYRSDLWTRLWDNLGKRSESKPRFKFSQITEKLLVSLACYQPEVLSRSSTPMSPSGGLVLATGSFGDLMSNRSNKILDSALPFIEMENCTASRQEHIVAVNLRELSMYLLKHATNAPATSYVSCSPLQVHAMATRHIAAQLESSRSLCQMLCRAANVDPRLEQERGFVLIDQLDEIRRNLLFTLLERYRYAIEIIAFPVPQGFSSFFTYLGYRSLKYPMFLQYVERSIFELQVDVTKIIIADISDTKENATKKLHLLSLLPRSRAKRLLNQWLHPVSFMIRAREHAGNILSGEICQNRGRTLQHCHRHNGLAAFPSADRLSPLDTFLDLLTAKASLAELDFGLLIEATVTSTEDFL encoded by the exons atggCTGAGAATCTCGCTGCGAAATTGTGCGCGCTGATACCAAATGAATCTGTAAaag ctGAGCAATGGAAACTTTTGGGACAAGAAAAAGACTGTTCACTTTTAGTTGGATGGACAGAAGAAAATCAGACTCTTGATGATTCATTATCATCGCACTCGGTGATTGGTCATTATGATCGTAGCAAGGAAACTTTGGAG GTATTACATCATTTTCCGAGCGTGCTGAATATTGTTCAAGCGACAATAAATCAAAATCACACTTTGCTCGGATATATTGTAAAAGAAACAATAAAAGTATCCAAAGAAAATGAAGATCCAGAAAACAAAGACCAGAATGAAGAAGAAAAGAAAGATCCTCTGTCAGACGCTTGTTTAGATTCTGAATTAGAAGTCTACCAAGCTTATATCCTAGAATTAGAGTCAGACGACAAGAAAATTCATACTGTGATTACTGAACGGCGTAAGCAAGTTCgtatacaatttttatacaaacaAAAACGTCAGACAGGCTTAGacaaatttatagttttaattCATCACGAGTGCATAGTAATGTACACTGCGCTGTTCAACAGTTCGTCTGATGTAGATACAATCAAGGAATTAAAGTCGGAGACCATTGTAAGAACGTTTACTTGGGCTCAGTGGGATTCAACGAACCAAGTGCTGTACCATATCCACAACCGTCGTGCTCCAACTAGTTTAGTAACTGAAGAAGACAACGAAAGTCGTTCTAAAGCAACAAACTCGTGCCCAACTCTCAGCGGTTTACAATTCCACGATGAATTACCCCACGAAACGGTGCTAAATATCCCATTAAATTTACCACGACCGCCCAGCGCAGACAACTGTGGGACTTACGAAGATGATGTGATTCCTCTTCGGGTTCACGACTGTTCCTTGGACCTGATTGTCATTTCCAATTCTAAGGGGATGGTCTGTGTATGCCATCACTATCTCTACCGACCGATCCAGCCGCCTCAGCACGTGCTCGACGCATCGCTCAGCGACTCCAATACAGTTCACTTTGCTTACTCGGTGACTTTGCTCCACCACAGCTGCGTTATACACTGTGTCGTCCCTGGAATTCCCTGGTCTCAAGCTAAGCTAATGCGTCCTACCTTCGCTATCGCTGAAGACTACATGATAGTCTTTGTTCAGGGATCATTTACGCATTTGCTAGAAATCGGAGCCAGTCACGATCCAAGCTGTCATATTCTTTGCGGACCTTTGCCAACTATTTATTCTCATGCTTCCTACTTGGTACCACTGCTAGATCTTAATAGCAATAAAACAGTTGCTAATAAAAAGTCAGGTTTTTTAGAAGCTCAAGACGTCGCTAATATTATGACAATAGATTTACCAACGCTAGATTTAATACCGCTTAAAGTTACTGCTGATTTTTTGATAGACGTTTTTAAGAAAGAGTCTTCTGTTCACGTACGACTGGGAATTATTCATTACTTTATGTGTCACAAACACGATCTAGAAATAGTTGCTGGACTTATATCGATAATTTCTGAGAAGCCTCGTGCTCTTGATGTCGTAAAATTCATGCAAGAAATATTAATCGGTAATTCTTACTCTTtggtgcaaaaaaatttacttcccGATGCAGTCCCGCTGCTGTCTCTGCTTCCTATCACAACTGTCGAAGAATGCGTGGGGTATGACGCTAAAATTGGTGAGCTTAATATAACACTGAGTCATGAAAAGTTATGGAACACATCTGTGATGCTGCTGTCTCCTCAGCAGCGATTGGTGCCCTACCGAAGTGATTTATGGACACGATTATGGGACAATCTTGGAAAACGAAGCGAAAGCAAGCCCAGATTTAAATTCAGCCagataactgaaaaattattggtGTCTTTGGCGTGTTATCAGCCTGAAGTACTGTCCAGATCCAGTACGCCAATGTCACCTAGCGGAGGATTGGTTTTAGCTACTGGATCTTTCGGTGACTTGATGAGTAATCGCAGTAACAAAATTCTGGACTCTGCGCTACCGTTTATAGAAATGGAAAATTGCACTGCCTCACGACAGGAGCATATTGTAGCGGTTAATCTACGGGAATTATCTATGTATCTGTTGAAACATGCTACTAATGCTCCAGCAACATCCTATGTGTCCTGTTCACCTCTTCAAGTTCACGCGATGGCAACTAGACACATTGCGGCTCAGTTAGAAAGCTCAAGGTCACTTTGTCAGATGCTTTGTCGTGCCGCTAATGTTGATCCGCGGCTAGAACAAGAACGTGGCTTTGTTCTTATAGATCAATTAGATGAAATTAGaagaaatttactttttactctACTAGAACGCTATCGTTATGCTATTGAAATAATAGCGTTTCCTGTACCACAAggattttcatcattttttacatatctaGGATATCGTAGTCTTAAGTATCCAATGTTTTTACAGTACGTTGAACGTTCTATTTTTGAATTACAAGTTGATGTAACGAAAATTATTATCGcag ATATCAGTGATACAAAAGAAAATGCTACTAAAAAGTTACACTTGTTGTCACTTTTACCGAGATCTCGCGCAAAAAGACTGTTGAATCAGTGGCTACATCCCGTAAGCTTTATGATACGAGCTCGCGAGCATGCTGGAAATATTTTATCTGGTGAAATATGCCAGAACCGCGGAAGAACTTTACAGCATTGTCACCGACATAACGGGCTTGCCGCTTTCCCTTCAGCAGATCGTCTATCACCTCTCGATACTTTTCTTGATTTGTTAACTGCTAAAGCAAGTCTTGCAGAATTAGATTTTGGTTTGCTAATAGAAGCAACTGTCACTTCCACTGAAGACTTTCTTTAA